The Quercus robur chromosome 3, dhQueRobu3.1, whole genome shotgun sequence DNA segment AACTTGGTTTACTAAGCATGTACAACCCGCCATGCGAACTTTTAGCTTGCTTGCATGtaaatactttcttttttgttttgataatgcACGTAAATACAATTTGATCTACGACATTAAATTTCTATTCCAACAATCTAATGTAGTTTTCTGACCATGTGAGCCATTAGTGTTCTGCACCATATGGGAGATAGGTTTGCACTACTAGAATTATACTTTGTTTTGGTAAGttataaatttattcaaaagagGAGATTGTTCAAATATATTGTGTGTACCAAACCACTCCCAAAAATTTACAATCTCAGATTCAATAAATCTAAGAATTCTAAAACAGAACATAGTTGAATGCACACTCCACAGTGTGTTCAATGGTGAACTATCAAATTCCAGAAAAAGGGTGTTCTCGTTGCATTTTGTGAAGGAAGAGAGCATTGATGCAATTTTAAAGCTTAAGCACTTTgtgaaataaatcaaaatcattgcAATGATAATTTACTCTGACCATTGATCTGGGTGGAAGCTAGCAATGAGTTTATCAGCTTTATAAACTGAATGATTTCAAGTTTGTTTTCAAGGTCTTGATTCTACTATTTTACTCTCTTTGTGAAACCTAGTTAAACAATGTTGCAAAGGGACAGCAGTTTTGTTGTGTAATTTGTgaattttcttcttgttctcatttttcttttgctaatttTCTTTGTAAATCTAATCAAATTAATGTGGCTCATCTATTTCTACCAGCCGCATTTTGGGGGCTTCATCCTTGTTGCTAGTATTCTCCTATCCTCTTATGAAGAGGTTTACATTTTGGGTAATGATGTTTACATGTCTGTTTCTGCTAACATATGCAAGTAtaactttgtttctttctttcatttgatGATCAATTTCATGAAGTTTAACTAATATTCTGATTAAATACAAATTTGTCACTGCAGCCTCAAGCCTATCTAGGTTTGACCTTTAACTGGGGTGCTCTGTTAGGCTGGGCTGCAGTTAAAGGAAGTCTGGATCCAGCTATAGTGCTCCCATTGTACATTTCTGGAGTATTTTGGACTCTTGTGTATGATACGATATATGCACATCAGGTACTATTATATATCTTTTCGAGGTTGTAATCTCATTTCCTTTTGCCTCATTCTCTCCAATTGCTCCATGTAACTGTATTGACTTGTAGGAGCCATTTAGAACAAGATTTCTTTGGACAAAGTCTTTTCTCATGGTTTTTGTTAGTTGtagtttattttactttatgtttTGCTCTTTTCTTTGACAGATAAATTGGTATCTTGGTGTTCCCTTAATCTATGTAGGCTGAAGAAAGTGGACTATTTTAGTTTGCATATTTGTATAAGAGccattattattttgatttcatCTAGCATTCAGCACttccatattttttattattatgaagTAGAAAGTTTTTATGTATTGTTTTAAGGGGGTTCCATTGTTAGTTTTTGGTTAATGCATATGCACCTTTTTTGTTGCTCTGGTTGTATCTACTATACATCCTCAGCTAATGATACTTTTAGTTATATAACctttaaatgttaaaaagaGAAAGGCATTGAAAAactagattcttttttttttagttttgaaaaaacttgtttgaattttaaatttttggttaaattacGAATTTGGTCCTCCCAACTATAGGGTAAGGTTCAATTTGATCCCTCAACCATTGATTGTTTCAAATTAGTCTCTTAGCTATTAATTGTGCCAATTTAATCCTCAAACTTTCAAAACTAAGTCAATTTCATCCTTGATTTTACTatcctttaaaattttaatgaatataGTTAATGTGAAAAATGGAGCACAAGTTAAAAGGTTATTATAGAAAGtgtaaaaattttgaactcCAATCAATTTAAActattatttcattaaaatttaaacagaTAGGAGATCCAAGGATGAAattgacttgattttgaaagttAAGGGACTAAATTCAAAGAATTAATAGTTGAGGGACCAAATTTCTCTTTACCCAATAGTTGGAGGaccaaattaattattaaatctaaattttttattcattgttttttatcttttggTGTAATTTATTGGTAAGAAGAAACTTAATCTGTTGTGTCTTTCTTGATcagaaataattataatttaaggGTTTGTGGTTTCTAAGATCTGCTGGGTTGAGTAATAGCACTTCTCCTTACTTGCTAATAAATAATGCTGTTAACATGCATTCAGGATAAAGAAGATGATTTGAAAGTGGGTGTTAAATCTACAGCTTTGAGATTTGGGGATTCGACTAAGGAGTGGATTAATGGGTTTGGAATAGCATCCATCAGTAGTCTTGCCCTCTGTGGATATAATGCTGGGGTTGGTATGTGCTCTATTTTCTGTACCTGCAACTCTGTGTTAACAATTGGGCTTATAATGGATTTAATTTTGGGATTGGTATTTCTGTTTTTCTGTATTTGCAATTTCCTCTTAAATGTACTGGGCTTatagtcttttttattttggggaaaaaattgTGGAACAGGGTGGCCATATTATGCATTTCTGACAGCTGCATCTGGACAATTAGCTTGGCAGATATGGACGGTTGACCTATCATCACGTGCTGATTGCAATAGGAAGTgcgtaattttattttaagacaatttacttataaaaataattaataatgagTCTCAATTTAGTTTGTTTTAAGaagttctctttcttctttgttgaTCTTTGACCACTACCAGCTCAtcttttttattgaattgtcTTTGCTTGTTTTCAGATTTGTTTCCAACAAGTGGTTTGGTGCTATTATTTTCAGTGGGATCTTATTTGGAAGAATTTCATCATAGTGGTATGGTTACCTTTTCTATAAAAGATGATACCTGATATAAACTTCAAATCTAAGTCTTCCCTGCTCATGTCACCTTGATTACATGATGATTCCATTGATAAATATCCCATTTGGGCACTTGTGTATGCatctctggttttttttttttttgcctcatCCTGCATAAAGCAGCACAGATGTTTGAATATGTTAAATTTCAAATGATTCACAGGGACACTGTATGTTGGATTTGCAGGGAATGAAGGCTTCCAAATTGAATTGAACAGTTTAAGTTCATTTAAAACAATAGTAAGCtgctctctctctgtctctctctgtctctccaAGACATGTATATACACTGAATTGATAGACTTGAATGGGTGTTCGTGGGTCAGTTCAGGTTGGTCGCATATTGACCCACTACAGACCGACGGGTATGGTGAAACCGCCCACCCAATGGGATCATTGGGTTGGGTTGCATGTTAGAAAAAACCAATCTTGATTCTTGTTTGGATGGTGTTCAGAATTACCTTCCATTGAGATGCATGGTTTAGGTGGACTTTTTAGTACAAAATTACTTGAGGTTTAAACCAGACCGGATGGTTCAACTGGGAACTAGGCCCTAAACCGGTCTGGTAAAAACCAGGAACCGATCACTTTTCAGGTTCTTTTACCATTCTTGTatttaaaaccatggttttttttttttggggggggggggggggatgagATTTCAAAGTAGTCAGTttacaagaaatttgaaaattttaaacattgtCGAATATTTGGACCACTTAGCTATGTCAAAGATGGAAGACAGTGCTGCAACGTACCTTCAGTTAGTACAAGTGATTGGCTCTGAGTCCATTATATTTCAGATTcattattgattattatttttatttgaatcaGCTGTGGGCTGCTTTTTCAGACATTTGGTGTTCGTGATAATGGTTGGGGGATGGATCTTTGGGAAAGTTTGGcggaaaattgagagagagaagaggagtGGTATGTATGTAAAGCCCAATTGCTTTTAATTAGAAATCGGGGGAGATTCTAAAGTGGACCTTTTAAAAGTCCAGCTTTGGAAATTTTGTGGTCattgtaaaattatattttagagAGTTGTATGGAATCTATGGATACTGTTGTAAGattcctttcttttcctctttttttttttttttttttttttaatttttttaatttttttatattattttaatatcttttaGAGAGCTGTATGTGTTCTGCTGTAAGATTCATTTTTATGGATActgtatttgttttttgttttttgttttttttagagagcTGTATGGATACTGATGTAAGATTCATTTTTATGAAGAAATGTAGATGGGATGAAAATGGTAtactttaactttattttttctaatatatgGTTAAAAGTAATGTGACTTGCCTTTAGGAGGGTTATCCCAATACAACAAGCCGGAATTTAAAAAAGTGCATACGTTTAGAATGTATCACtatgattataaaaataaaaaataaaaagactatCACGAATGCAGTAGAAGTTGTCAAGGGCACACAATTATGTGAGGCACATTTGGTAGTCATCTCTTTTCTTCAAAGGTCACATTCCAATAAATTGCGGAAATTTGATCACCAGATTGAAGATTTGTGGACTTGCAATACTAGAGCCGACTCTATTTCTCTGGTGCAAGAAATTAATGTGGAAATGCAATTAACCGGTATTCAAAGAGTTTAGATTTCCATAATAAATGTGTCCATCTATTTGTTGGTTATGGGTATAAATACGGTTTATTGGATGGCAATTAGATTGATGACATCTAAAGGTTCCTTCTGGAGATTATATAATCAAATAACATTTTCCTAGCTTTGCATATTCTAGATTCTAGTCTCTGCCTAACATGTTTGAGCCGAAAATTTCTATCATCCAGTTCTAAAGTCTGGAAAATCATTCTCCCTCTTTTTGTTAGGGGAAGTGACCCAAATCTAATATTGTCTTAATGCAGCTTAAATAGTCCCATTCattataaatgtatttttatgaaaaatttcacttctatatattaagaggattcagaaagttagttattccCTTTTTGACttccaaaaatacccctaatttaattaacttatccttatccttaaaataaaaaatgaggttaaaactataaattgacaaaaattaaaaacaaaaactctaccCATGTCTATAAAACTTTCCACTACCCCATGtccctaaaatatatatatatatatatctaaaaaaaagagCCACGTACAAAGCGCGTGTGATAAAACTAATATGTTTTAATGGTCAGTCTTATTCTGATAATTATAagttgttttgttattttttctcttatacATCTTATTTTTTAACATATCTAAATAAAGTGGAGCAGTATTTATTCCCCTTCCTTGGAAAGAAGGGTAAAGGAAAGATATGCTTATGAATCACCCATTTCACTGggtcaaaaaagaaagaaagaaagacacaaAGCAGGGTAAAAAGCGAATTTCATATTTGGGAAATGAATACAAATTGCATTACTTATTGGACAGTTAAATAATTACATGGTATGAGATACATAATTTACATGTGTACGTGAAATGACACACTAGTCAACCAATGATTGAATGTGTTACAATTGGAGACATGGTCTTATTATTCGGGCAAAAGGGGCAGCCTAGCAACACTTGTACCTCTGCCACTGCGAGTTAATGGTGTAGCCGTGTAGAATCTGCTTCTTTTCGAAAACTTGAATGAGATTTAGGGGATTTGGGTAAATTTTTCTTGCTTAACCTTTGAGGGAGAATCTGCAGCCTTGGATTAAGCTCGGTACCTGAGTTCTCAGCAGCCAACTGATAGCTTTCCACAAGCTCAAGCTGCCGGGCAATAATTTCAGAGCGTCTTGGAAGAAGCTCCACTGGTTCTCCTCCAGGAATCACAATATACTCAATTGCAAGTCGAACCTCCTGTCAGAAAAGAATGAGAGAgtactaaaaattaaacatttgcAAGCTATTACAATTTACATATGGTAAGATTactttaaaagttaaaagtggAATTGTTGTTTTTAGTGACCGTGTAAGTGAAGAGTGTATCTCATGTATTGGATATATACATCTTCACTCTAAGATTATGTATTTTGACCAACAAACAGTTACTCCATTAAGACTTTAAAAGGATCAGCTAAATTGAAACGTTTCTGAACAGATGAAAACCGAAATGGAAAATATGCAATGAGAAAGGATTTGCACCTCCAATGCATCAATCTCTTCTAGGGATGGTTTTCTTTTTGGGGCATCATCTTCAATTTCAATGTCAAACAAATTATTGAATGGCTGCTTTGATACTGAGGAAAATGATTCCATTTCAAAGATCATGCGAACCGCCTTGACCATTTGTGCCATGGTATTTGACTGCAACAACAAATGTTAAATTATCTGCTAGGTGGAACTTTAATCTAATTTATTTGCAAAATAGATAAAGCAAAAGAGTTACCTTGATAACAAATACAGGCAACTGATGGAATTTTGCCATACCACGGATCCATGGGTTCTGCTTCATTTCAGAACTGGACGCCAAAATTGCATCTGCGGTTCCAATGTCATCAGTTAAATCTATTTCATCCTCAAGCCCCATTACTGTTGCTACTTGTAGAAGATCAGCATCAAGGATCTGAAGACATTCAtaccaaccaaaaataaaatgagaagttTCATAACAAGTCTTCTGCCTCAGATAGtttttaagtataaaaaattatgcagCTTCAAAATGGCTTTATGACATCTTAAGTCCCAAATGATATCAAACATTTTTACTAAGCATAGGCAGCTTCTGAAACAAGGAATAAACCAATAACTTCTAAATTGGGAATTATTTTTACAACAATCTCATCTTCAATGAATGTAGATTCAATATTCCTCCATGTATTATTGACTGAAATTTATAGTGGGAGAACCAGGAGAAAAATGAACGCAGATGTAAACTTGAGGAATTTACCTTGGAAGTATAGACACACACTGGTGAGCTCCGCTTCTTCACATATATACTAGTGCTCTGTTTTTTAGACCAACTGGGTGGATGACCTACTTCTTCCTCATCAGACTCTATGTCAGAACTTACATCTTTACCATCATTCATATTCGATTCTTCTATATGGCTTTTTTCAGGTAACAGAGTAAACTTCAGAGAATCATTATCATCAGCATCCATGTGACGGGTTTCAAAGAGAGGAGATTTTCCTATCACCCAATAAAAATTCAACTTCAGATTAACTGTTGGCCTAAAAACTTCAACTCCCATACAAGTATGTGAACATTATATTACACAAGAATCAATTCAAATATTCGATAGAAAAAGCACAATACCTGCTAAGATGGCATCTACTGTGGCATCCAATCTGTGATGAACACGACACTCAGTTTTAGATATCATCTCAACAGCACATGTAAATGTTGGAGGCCCCTTCCTTTCAAGAATTGTCTTCTGCACTTTCCTCTTCCTCGCTTCCTCATCTCCAAGAGTTACACTCTGTGTTTAGATGAAGAACTAGTTTTGATCAATCAAAATTCCTTACTCAGCAAGGCTTAAAGTTGGTAAGATTCCCACACAAAGTAAATTGTGGCggaaatttctaattttatggaTTCCCATTCAGATATGATACCACAGTCTGGATCAACTTGCACTTTATGAGATTAACAGACGGGTTGACCTTACTAATTATAAATCCATATGAATGAATGtagattaaaacaaaaggaatcaCTTTGCACCTCTATGCTACCAACGAGGATCTGCAGAGAGGGGTTTTTTATTATGTTGTCTATAGCCATTCCATGTGCAGTTCCAACAAGTTGGACTCCTCTTTGAGCAATAGTACTGGCTGCCAGTGCTTCAAGCTCAGttccaatttcatcaattataATGGTTTGAGGCATATGATTTTCAACTGCTTCAATCATAACCTGCATAGAAGTCAACCAGGAAAATAACATCACTGAAAAGGAGAACTTGTCAAAGCTATACCATTTGGAAAACACACAAACCATACGATTGAGTTCAAAGCTTACATTATGCTGCATATGAACATTAGAAACTTGCATCCTTCTTGCGCGACCTATTCCTGCATGAGGAACATCTCCGTCACCTCCAATCTCATTAGATGTGTCCACAATAACAACACGCTTCCCGTGTTCATCTGCCAACATTCTAGCAGTTTCTCTGCACAAGCAAAGTGTCTTCAGATATTAAACAAGTGTATTCTTGATGCTTTTAGCCACAATAAAAGAAACGTGATAGAATAAAGCGTCAATTTCAAATGCTCATTAAAGTTTGAATTCATCCTTTTTGTGTTCTTCTTACAATGGAAGAACTTGAACACTATATAGTAGAGATCATTATCATGAAAAAGTATGCACCAACTAATTATAATAGGATATGAAGAAACACAATGATGGCAAGCCAATGGCGGGAAATTATTCTTCAAAAGtattaaaaagaacaaaatgtaaacaaaaaaaaaaaagcactgtAGTTGACAACAAGTATAAACATGGACAGGATATAAGAGTGCATTGTTGGTGAGGATGAAAAATGGATCAACCGAAATTGCACACAAAAAGTTTGACATTAAAAATCAATTCTTTAAACGGCTACCAAAATGATCATCAACTCAATAGCTTCATTTTACACATCAGAAATGTAAGTACCTGATCAAGGTTGTCTTGCCGACCCCAGGAGGCCCTATGACTAAGATGGAACCTCCGCCCTCAACCAAGTCACGTATTATCCCGGCACTTCCGGATACAGCTCGACCAACCCGGCAAGTGAGGCCAATGATTTGCATTTTCCGATTCCGAATAGCACTTATACGATGTAAAGAATTATTAATACCCGAACGGTTGTCATCCGAAAAATCACCAACCTAATAGAATCAAGTAACTTTACATTAAACTCTCTAAACATCCACCTCTCTACAAATATCCTAACTAACTAATACACCATACTAATGTAatccaaataatattttattataagaaGTTATTCATCAATAATCAGCACAGCCAATCACATAAGGAAAATGCCAAAATTgctatcaattttattatataaaaaaacctATAATCTGACATGTCAAAGGACATAATTAATGTCACATcaataaaataaggaaaaagttGACGGATGCTCTAAAGGTATtagtttaagaaatatttttagaaattcaataattttttttttttatatttttcatgaaaaccTTCTTGATCAATTAACAAATGTCTTAATGGCACCTGTTAACAGgactcataaaataaataaaaaatattttaattaccACTTTTctagatttgtttttaaaagttgACACATCACATTAATGTAATGTAATAAAAGTTGTAGGGATTCAAATCTTCTAGATTTTCTAAAGTATTCTACCaatagattttcttaaatcctaacaatttttttatgatttaagggTCTAAATTCTACTATGTTAGCATTCTATtaacaatattcttaaaataataaaataatgttgcaaacaaaacaattaagattattgttagtaaaatgttgacatagcaaaatctagaccattaaatcattaaaaaattgttaagatttaagaaaatctagaAGATCTAAATCCATATATAACATAAGTTtctccccccaaaaaataataaatataacataaaaagTGCTCCAAGTATAATATTAGGAGTAATGCTAcaatcacaaactattttacaatatttttacaaactattgatgtgacaaattcttattagttctaatatgAGTCACTACTAAAATCACATTTATGTTTACCAATAATTATCTGAAAATTACTAAAGTCACATCagcaacaatttgtaaaaatattgtaaaataatttgtgtatgtagcattatggacaaagtttggctacaaaattagttgtaatttAAGACTACAAACATATTCAATAAAAtgattactacatattttaaaaatataatcgttgaattgcatgttttttacgctcttaatacatgtcaaattttatgtcaatcggatactatttactatatgatttataagtttatattttatgcataattttaaattataaaaacttacaatttaaaaaaattattcacgatataattattaatctttaatattcttgaaattttgcaaggagaatataagaaaaagatgtaatctaattgtgaatttatcaaaattcaccaccattaaaaagatattaagtaaaatAGTAACTTAGAACTAGAACTAATTTTATCCCTAAACTTTCTCCTTAGTCTAATATTAGTAGCTAAGTCACCATCTCTCTAAAAGTCTAAAACGCAGAAGCACTTAATGA contains these protein-coding regions:
- the LOC126718427 gene encoding protein SEEDLING PLASTID DEVELOPMENT 1-like translates to MRALNSHLVLVDLHTSWHSANQIPTSTSTLTYLKNSSNFISALSSSFRRTRRARPGIVSSSRSAAPEIRRPSDRFFPGNGSPSISPNSASTSRSSELELFLELLPPRMRRELFQHEEIGELIEVVMDLGRQPLARFPSGDWVISEQPVKHEDLKHAISKVGDFSDDNRSGINNSLHRISAIRNRKMQIIGLTCRVGRAVSGSAGIIRDLVEGGGSILVIGPPGVGKTTLIRETARMLADEHGKRVVIVDTSNEIGGDGDVPHAGIGRARRMQVSNVHMQHNVMIEAVENHMPQTIIIDEIGTELEALAASTIAQRGVQLVGTAHGMAIDNIIKNPSLQILVGSIESVTLGDEEARKRKVQKTILERKGPPTFTCAVEMISKTECRVHHRLDATVDAILAGKSPLFETRHMDADDNDSLKFTLLPEKSHIEESNMNDGKDVSSDIESDEEEVGHPPSWSKKQSTSIYVKKRSSPVCVYTSKILDADLLQVATVMGLEDEIDLTDDIGTADAILASSSEMKQNPWIRGMAKFHQLPVFVIKSNTMAQMVKAVRMIFEMESFSSVSKQPFNNLFDIEIEDDAPKRKPSLEEIDALEEVRLAIEYIVIPGGEPVELLPRRSEIIARQLELVESYQLAAENSGTELNPRLQILPQRLSKKNLPKSPKSHSSFRKEADSTRLHH